The region CTACTCGCACGTCATGCACCTGGTGAGCGAGGTGCGCGGCCGGCTCCGCGCCGGGCTCGATGCGGCCGCGGCGCTCGCCGCCTGCTTTCCGGCCGGCACCGTATCGGGCGCGCCCAAGGTGCGGGCGATGGAGATCATCGACGAGCTGGAGCCGGTACGCCGCGGCCCGTACGCCGGCGCGGTGGGCTACGTGGGCTGGGGCGCGCAGGTGATGGACACCGCGATCGCGCTTCGCACCTGCGTCATTCGCGGCGGCCGCGCGTGGGTGCAGGCCGGTGCCGGCATCGTGGCCGACTCCGATCCGTTGGCCGAATGGCGCGAGACCGAAGCCAAGGCGCGCGCGGTAATCCTGGCGCTGGCGCTGGCCGGCGCCCACCAGCGCGGCGTTCACGAGCACGGGGCGCGCTGAGCCGGCGCCCGAGTATTCTCCCTGCATGCCCACGTACCGCCTGGTTCCCGCGTCGCCCGGCCCGAGCTTCGACCTTCCGGTCGGCCGGACGCTCGTGATCGGCCGCGGGCTCTCGAGCGACATCGCGATCCCCGACCCCACCATTTCCCGCCGCCACGCCGAGGTTACCGCCGGCCCGGACGGCGTCGCGGTCAAGGATCTCGGCTCCTCCAACGGCACCTGCATCAACGGCAGCAGGATCACCACGGGCCGCCTCGGTGAGCGCGACTCGGTCACCTTCGGCAAGGTGCTCTTCCAGCTCGAGGTGACGCGCGGGCCGGGAGACCTGCCGCCGATCCCGCCCCGCGACGCCAAGGGGGAGGCGCGACCCATCACCCTCGCCGGCATCGACGCGCCGAGCGGCACGATCGTGCGGAAGCTCGCGGTGAGCGGCGGCGCGCCGGCCGGCGACGCGGCCGCCCGCAAGCTCTCGCTGCTGCTCCAGGTGTTCCAGAAGCTTTCGGGCGAGCTGGAGCTCGACCGTCTGCTCAACATGATCGTGAGCGTGACGTTCGAGGTCATGAACGGTGACCGGGTGTCGATCCTGCTCTGCACCGGCGATGGCGAGCTGGTCCCTCGCATTTCGCGGAGCCGGGTGGGCGAGACCGAGTTCGAGCACGTCCCCCGCTCCATCCTGCGGAAGGTGACCGACGAGCGCGTCGCCCTGCTCACCCATAACGCGGCGACGGACGCGCGCTTCAAGGGCCGCTCCATCCTGCTGCAGAGCGTGCGAAGTGCCATGTGCTCGCCCCTCATGGCCGCGGGCGACCAGCTCGTCGGCATCCTCTACGTCGACAACCTCACCGGCTCGCACGCCTTTGGCGATGAGGACCTGCAATTCCTGGTGGCGTTCGCGGGGCTCGCGGCGATCGCGATCAAGAACAGCAACTACGCCGAGCAGATCCGGCGCGAGGCGGTGGTGCGCTCCAATTTCGAGCGCTACTTCGCGCCGAACGTGGCGGCCGACATCGCGCAGCAGCAGGCCGCCATCCGGCTGGGCGGCGAGAAGCGGCCGATCACGGTGCTCTTCAGCGACATCCGGAACTTCACGACGATCGCCGAGCAGATGGGGCCCGACGCAATCGCGGCACTCCTCACCGACTACTTCACCGAGATGGTGGATGTGGTGTTCGAGCACGGCGGCACGCTCGACAAGTTCATCGGCGACGCGATCATGGCGCTCTGGGGCGCGCCGATCGCCCGCGAGGACGACCCCAAGCGCGCGTTGGAGGCGGCCGTCGCATTGCAGAAGGCGGTCGACAGCCTCAACTCGCGCTGGGTGCAGGCCCGCCGGCCGCGGATCGGGGTCGGGATCGGCATCAACCACGGCGAGGTGTTCGTCGGGAACATCGGGAGCCACCGGCGGCTCGAGTACACGGTCATCGGGGACGCGGTGAACGTGGCGCAGCGGCTCTCGACGCTCGCGGCCCCCGGCGAGATCCTCGTGAGCGAGGCGCTTTACCACGCCGTGGGCCAGCCGAGCGACGCCGAGCACCTGCCGTCGATGGCGCTGAAGGGAAAGCGGAAGGTCGTCGAGGTCTATCGCGTCCGGCGGGAGTCGAAGCGATAGGGCCACCCCGCCTCCTCGAGCAGGCGCAGCACCAGCCGCAGCGGCAGCCCCATCACACCGAAGAAGTCCCCGTCGATCCGCTCGACCAGCGCCGCGCCATAACCCTGGATGCCGTAGGCGCCGGCCTTGTCCATCGGCTCGCCGGTGGCGACGTACGCCCGGAGGTACTCGGCGTCGGCCGCGCGGAAGGTGACCGCGGTGGCGTCGGTGGCCTGCAGCAGTCCGCGCGGCGTCTTGAGCGCGACGGCGGTGACCACGTAATGGGTGCGCCCCTGCAGGCGGAGGAGCATGCGGAGCGCGTCGCCGGCGTCGACCGGCTTCTCGAGCACGTCTTCGTCGAGCACGACGGTCGTATCGGCACCGAGGACCAGCGCTCCCCGCACCGCCTCCGCCTTGGTGCGCGCGAGGCGCTCGGCGTACGCTCTGGGCGGCTCCCCCGGCCGGCGCTCCTCCGGGATGTGCGAGGGGCGCACCTCGAACGGGATGTGCAGCATCTCGAGCAGCAGCTTCCGGCGCGGCGAGGCGGAGGCGAGCACGAGCGTGGGCGGCGGCTCCTCGAGACCGCTCATCCCGCGGTCCGCTCTAGCACGAGGGTTACGGGCCCGTCGTTCACCAGCGCCACCTGCATATCGGCGCCGAACTCGCCGGTGGCGACCGGGAGCCCGCGCGCGCGGAGCGCCGCGATGAAGCGATCGTACAGCGGCACCGCGGTGTCCGGCCGCGCCGCGTCCACGAACGACGGACGCCGGCCCTTGCTCGCGTCGCCGTAGAGCGTGAACTGCGACACCACGAGGAGCGCGCCCTCCACCTCGGCCAGGCCGAGGTTCATCTTGCCCTCCGCGTCGGAAAAGATGCGGAGGCCCGCCACCTTTTCGGCCATCCAGTCGGCCTCCGCGGCGGTGTCGCTGTGGGTGAAGCCCACGAGCAGACAGAACCCGCGGCCGATGGCACCCGCCACCCGTCCGCCGATCGTGACCGACGCGCTCGCGACCCGCTGCAGCACCACTCGCATGAGGAGTCCCCGGATATAATTGGAGCCACGGCCGGCGTAACATAACCGGCACAACCGAGGACGCGATGCCGTTTCAACCGTTCCGCACCCGCCTGAGCTACGCCCGCTGCTACGTGCGCGACGCCGCGATCGAGCGCCGCCGCGACGCGCTCCCGCCCATCGCGCCCGCGCCAAGCCGGCCCGATCCCTCGCGCTGGCCGGACGATCGCGCGACGGTGGCCTGGCTCGGCCACGCCACCGTGCTCGGTAACCTGTTCGGGAGTTGGTTTCTCACCGACCCCGCGCTCGAGGCACGCGTGGGCCTGGGCCGCGGAATGGCCAAGTTCGGTCCCCGTCGGCTCGTCGCACCGGCGCTCCGGCACGGCGAGCTGCCTCCGCTGGATCTCGTGCTCCTTTCCCACGCGCACATGGACCACACCGACCTGGGCACGCTGCGCCTCCTCCCGCGCGACACGCCGGTCGTGGTGCAGCCGGGCAACGCTGATCTGGTGCGGCGCTTTCAGCAGGTGCGCGAGCTCAGCTGGGGCGAGCGGGCCGTGGTGGGCGGCATCGAAATCGAGTCGATCGAAGTACGACACTGGGGGGCGCGGATGGTCACCGACCGACACCGCGGCTACGGCGGCTACGTGCTCCGCAAAGGCGGCCGCACGATCGTGTTCGCGGGCGACACCGCGTACACGCCCGCGTTCAAGTCCATCGGCAGCCGGATGGCCGTGGATCTCGCCATCCTGCCGATCGGCGCCTACGACCCCTGGATCGCGAGCCACGCCACGCCGGAGGAAGCATGGCGGATGGCGTGCGACATGGACGCGGCCCACGTGCTGCCGATCCACCACGCCACGTTTCGCCTGAGCCGGGAGCCGATCGACGAACCGATCGCGCGACTCATGGCGGCCGCAGGCACGGAGCGCCGGCGCATCGTCGCCACCGCGGTCGGCGATACGTTCACGCTGCCCCGGGGCAGCCGGCGCGGAGGTGCGTGAACGCACAGAAGCCGGGGACGGGCTCCGCGCGCGGCGTTATCAGGTCGCCGGCTCCGCGGTAATCCGACCTCGGCTTCACATGCGCCGCCCGGGTGGGCGGCTTCTCTGTGTGGTGCTACTCGACCGTGACCGACTTGGCCAGGTTTCTCGGCTGGTCCACGTTGCACCCGCGCCGCACCGCCGCGTAGTACGAGAGCAACTGCAGCGGGATGCTGGTGAGGATCGGCGTCAGCAGATCGAGCGTTTCCGGAATGGCAAAGGTTGCATCAGCCAGCCGCCCGATCTCGCCGTCGCCCTCGTTCACCAGCGCGATCACCTTGCCGCCCCGCGCCTTCACCTCCTCGATGTTCGACACGATCTTCGAGTGGACCGCGTCCTTCGGGGCGATGAAGATCACCGGCATGTTCTCATCGATGAGCGCGATCGGTCCGTGCTTCATCTCCGCCGCCGGATACCCCTCGGCGTGGATGTACGAGATTTCCTTGAGCTTGAGCGCGCCCTCGAGCGCCACCGGGAAGTTGACGCCGCGTCCGAGGTAGAGCGCATTGTGGGTCTTGCTCAGGAACCGGTCGGCGAGCCGCTCGACTTCCTCCGACCGTTGCAAGATCGTGGCCATCTGCCCGGGGAGTCGGCTCAGGGCCTGAATGAACTGCCGCCCCTGCAGGATGCTCAAGCTCCGGAGTCGTGCCATGCGGAGCGAGATGAGGGCGAGCGCCGCGACTTGGCTGGTGAAGGCCTTGGTGCTCGCGACACCCACTTCGGGTCCGGCGTGCAGGTAGATACCACCCTCCACCTCGCGCGCGATTGAGGATCCGACCACGTTGACGACGCCCACAGCCCGTGCGCCGCGCTGCTTGGCTTCGCGGATGGCGGCGAGGGTGTCGGCGGTTTCGCCGCTCTGCGAGATCCCGATCACGAGCGTGCGGTCGTCCACCACCGGGTTACGATAGCGGAACTCGGAGGCGTATTCGACCTCGACCGGGATCCGGGCCATCTCCTCGAGCATGTACTCGCCGATGATGCCTGAATGCCACGAGGTGCCGCACGCGGTAATCACCACCCGATGGATTTGCTTGAGCTCTTCATCGGTGAGGTTGAGGCCGCTCACGCGCGCCGTGCCCTCGTCTTCCAGCAGGTGGCCGCGCAGCGTGTTGCAGAGACTCTCCGGCTGCTCGCAGATCTCCTTCAGCATGAAGTGCGGATAGCCGCCGCGCTCGATCGTGGCCAGGTCCCACTCGATCTGGGCCACCGGCTTGCTGATCCGGGCGGTCTCCAGAGTGCGGATGCGGTAGCCGTCCCGCGAGAGCACGGCGATTTCGCCGTCGTCGAGATAGATGACCGAGCGGGTGTAGCTCAGGAGCGGCGAGGCGTCGGAGGCGATGAACCACTCGTCCTCACCCACGCCCACGAGGAGCGGCGAGCCCCTGCGCGCAGCCACGAGGACGCCCGGCTCGTCGGCCGAGATGAACGCGAGCCCGTAGGCGCCCTCGACGTCGCGCAGCGCGTTGGCGACCGCGTCTTCCAGGTTGCCCTGGTACAGCTCGCCCACGAGGTGCGCCAGGACCTCGGTGTCGGTCTCGGACTTGAAGTCATGCCCGCGCTGCTCGAGGGCCTTCCGGATGGAGCCGGCGTTCTCGATGATGCCGTTGTGGATGACGGCGATCCGGCCCGACTGGTCGGTGTGCGGATGCGCATTCGGCGTGGTGGGCGCGCCATGCGTCGCCCAGCGGGTGTGCCCGATGCCGATCGTGCCGGCGGGCAGGTTGCCGTCGAGCTGCGCCTCGAGCGCCGAGAGCTTGCCCGCGGCCTTGAAGACCTTGAGGCCGTGGCCGTTCACCACCGCGATGCCCGACGAGTCGTAGCCGCGATACTCGAGCCGCCTGAGTCCCTCGATCAGCAGTCCGGCCGCAGGCCGGGGCCCGACATAGCCCACGATGCCACACATGGCACAGGATCCTCAGCTCAGGAGTGCGCGTCCCTCGGCGACCAGCGCCTCGGCGTCGGCCGCCGTCGGGGCTTCCGCAATGAGCCGGACGATCGGCTCGGTTCCGGACGGGCGAACGTGCAACCACCGGTCGCGCCATGCGAGACGCAATCCGTCCCGCTCATCTACCGCTGCATCCGGAAAATGCTGTCGAATTCGCTCGTAGCGTGGCCGCAAATCCTGCCCCCCGGGGGCCTTGGCCTTGAGAATGGTGTAGCGCGGAGATGCCGCGACTACCTGCGAAAGCGATGCTCCAACCTGGGCCAGATATTGCAAGATCAAGGCCACCGCCAGCGGTGCGTCACGCCCGATATGGAGTGAGGGCAGGATCACACCGCCGTTGCCTTCTCCCCCGATCCGCGCCCTTTCATCACGAATCGCCCGCGCCACGTTGGCTTCGCCTACGGGCGCCCGTACAAACCGCGCCCCCATGTCCCGCGCCGCGTCCTCAACCACAAGACTGGTCGAGAGGTTCACGACCACGGTGGGCACCTCCGCCCCTACGTTCGCACGCCCACGGCTAGCGGCTTTACCGGCCGTCCCGCCCTTACCGCCTGCCCCCAACACCCCGCGCACAGCGATGGCCAGTGTATAGTCCTCTCCCACCGCCCTACCACTCTCATCCACCAATGCCAAGCGATCCACGTCCGGATCGACGGCCAGCCCGATGTCCGCTCCTGTCTCCCTAACAAGCCGCTCCAGCTCGCCGAGATTTTCCGGCACAGGCTCGGGCGGATGAGGAAATCGACCGTCGGGCTCCAGGTGAATCGCACTCACGCGTGCGCCGAGGCGTTCCAGCAGTGGCGGGATCGCGACAGCACCGGCACCGCGCACGCAGTCGAGCGCCACGTGAAAGCGGCGGGCGCGAATCGCCGTGACGTCAATCTCGGGGAGCGCGAGCACACGATCGATGTGACGCGTGACCGCGTCCGGATCCTCCAGCACGCGCCCGATGCCGTCCCATCCGGCGCGCGGCGGTCCGGCCTCCGCCAGCGCGCGCACCGCCGCCCCCGCCTCGGCGTCCAGGAAAATGCCATCGGGGCCGACGAACTTGAGCGCGTTCCACTCGATCGGATTGTGGCTGGCCGTGAGGATGAGACCGGCGCCGGCGTGGTGATGCTCCACCGCGAGCTGGACGGTGGGTGTCGGCACCATCCCCACATCCACCACGTCCACGCCGACCGACATGAGCCCGGCGGCGGCCGCGCGCGCGAACATCGGCCCGCTGGTGCGCGCGTCGCGGCCGAGCACAACGAGCGGCCGGCCCGCCGAGCGGGCCCACGCGCCGAGCGCGGCGGCGTGGCGCGCCACGAGCTCCGGCGTGAGATCGACGCCGACCAGCCCGCGCATCCCCGACACGCTGATCATGAGGGTGCCGGCCATGGGCGGCGCGCTCAGGCGAGCAGCGGGAAAGCCGCGGCATCGCGCACCGCGGCGTCACTTCCGATGGCGCCGAACGCGCCGAGGAAGGCTTCTACGACATCAGGATCGAAGTGGGAGCCCGCGCACCGCCGGAGCTCATCGAGCGCATCGGCGGGACGGCGAGAAGGGCGATAGGCGCGGTTGGTGGTCATCGCATCGAAGGCGTCCACCACCGCCACGATCCGGGCCTCGATCGCGATCGCATCGCCGGCCAGGCCATCGGGAAAGCCCTTGCCGTCCAGCCGCTCGTGATGGGACCGGGCGATGCGCAGCACCGCCGCCGATTCCTTGAGGAAGGGCGCCAGAATGCGCTCGCCGAGCACCGTGTGCCCCTTCACGTGGTCGAACTCCTCGACCGTGAGCGGCCCGGGCTTGTGCAGCACCGCTTCGCGGGTGCCGATCTTGCCGACGTCATGCAGCTCGCCGCCCAGCCGGATATGCTCCAGCGCGTCGCCGGCAAAACCGAGCCGGATGGCGGTCTTCACCGCGTAGCTGCTCACCCGAGCCGAATGGCCGTGGGTGTAGGCGTCCTTGGCTTCGAGCGCATGCACCAGCGTCTGCACGCCGTCCACCAGCGACTGCTTGTTACGGCGGTCGAGCTCACGGACACGGGCCTCGAGATGCTGCTGGTAGAACCGGTTCTGGAGAACGAGATCCCGCTTCTCCAGCGCCTTCTGCACCCGGGCCTTCACCTCGTCGATGAGCACCGGCTTGGTGATGTAATCCACCGCGCCCAGGCGCAGGCATTCGACGGCGGTGCTCACCTCGGCCACGCCGGTGAGCATGATGAACGCCATGTCGGGATAGAGCGCGAGGGAGGCGCGGAGGAGGGCCATGCCGTCCATCTCGGGCATGTAGATGTCCGAGATGCAGACCGGAATCTCACCGCCGGTGCGCAATAGCTCGAGCGCCTCGAGGCCGGAGCCCGCGGCGCGGCAGGCGAGTCCCTGCGATTCGACGACGCGCACGAGCGCGCCGCGAACCTGGGCGTCGTCGTCCACCACGAGGCAATGCGTGCGTGAAACCGCGATGGACTCTGAGGTCGGGGTATTCACCCCGCGAAACTATGCGGCCGCCGCCGATTGTTCAACGGGCGCTTGCCGGCCGGGCCTCCAAGCCATTACGCTTCCACTACTTCTCCCGGTCCCTGCGATGACGCGCGCGCTCCCCGACGACCACTCCGACGATGCCCGAGGTTTCGCCACGCGGGCAATCCATGCCGGCCAGACGCCCGACCCGCTGGCCGGCGCGGCGATGCCGCCGATCTACCAGACCTCGACCTACGTGCAGCAGGGGATCGGCCGCAACAAGGGCTACGAGTACGGGCGCACCCAGAACCCGACGCGCGAGGCGCTCGAGCGGAACGTTGCGAGCCTGGAGGGCGGCGAGTTCGGGTTTGCGTTCGCCTCCGGGCTCGCGGCGCTCGATGCGGTGCTCAAGCTGCTCAAGGCGGGCGACCACGTGGTATCGGGTGAAAGCATCTACGGCGGCAGCATGCGCCTGATGACGCGGGTATTCGCGCAGCTCGGCCTGGAGTTCACGTTCGTCGACACCCGCGACGTCGGGGCCATCGAGCGGGCGCTCACGCCGCGCACCCGGATGGTATTCTGCGAGACGCCCACCAATCCGATGATGTTTCTCGCCGATCTCTCCGCCATCGGCGACCTGACCCAGGCCCACGGCATCCTCTACGTGGTGGACAACACCTTCGCCACGCCGTATTTCCAGCGGCCGCTCGAGCACGGCGCCGATGTCGTACTTCACTCCACCACCAAGTACCTGAACGGCCACAGCGACATGGTGGGCGGGCTGCTCGTCACCCGCCGCGAGGACCTGGCCGAGCGGCTCGGCTTCATCCAGAACGCGTCGGGCGCGGTGCCGGGGCCGTTCGACTGCTGGCTCGCGCTCCGGGGCATCAAGACGCTCCCGCTCCGCATGCGGCAGCACGACGCGAACGGGCGCGCCATCGCAGCCTGGCTCGAGACGCGACCCGACGTGCCGAAGGTGAACTATCCCGGCTTCGGCGGGATGCTCTCGTTCGACGTGGGCGACGTGGGCCGGGCGCGGCGGCTGGTCGAGAGCACCCGGATCTTTGCGCTGGCCGAATCGCTGGGCGGCGTGGAGAGTCTGATCGGGCATCCGGCATCGATGACGCATGCGTCGGTGCCGCTCCCGATCCGCGAGGCGATGGGCCTCACCGACAGCCTGATCCGCCTGAGCTGCGGATGCGAGGACACGGACGACCTGATCGCCGACCTGGCACAGGCACTCGACGCGTCCGCGCGCTCCGCCGCGCAGACCGGAAGCCGTCCCGCCGAGCAAACGCCCGGACGCGAACCCGCGAGGCACGCATGACGACGCCGCTCCCCGCCGCGCGCCCCCGGGTGCGCTTTCCCGAAATCTCCGCGGTATCGTGGGAGCATCCCGCCGACCGCGCGACGCTGCAGACGCTCAGGAGCCTGCCCGGCTTCGACGAGGTGGTGCGCAAGGTGATCGGCTGGCTCGGCGGGGAGCGTGGCATCCGGCTGCTGTTTCAGGGCAACGCGGTGCGCGCGAGCGGCGTGCAGCTCCCCAAGCTCTGGACCCTGCAGACCGAGGTCGCCTCCACGTTCGACTGGCCCAAGGTGCCGGAGCTGTACGTCTCGCAGACGCCGGTGTTCAACGCGGGCGCATACGGGGTGGACGACCCGTTCATCGTGGTGCACTCGGCGGCGCTCGAGATGCTCGACGACGACGAGCTGCGCGTGCTGCTGGCGCACGAGATGGGACACGTGGTGAGCGGCCACGCCCTCTACCGCACCATCGCCGAGATCCTGCTCGGCGTGGGCCTCTCGGCGTTGCCGATCCTGGCCGGGATCGCGCTCCTCCCGATCCGGCTCGCCATCCTCGAGTGGGCCCGCAAGTCTGAGCTTTCCGCCGACCGCGCCGGGCTGCTGGGCGGCCAGGACGTGGTCGCGGCGCAGCGCCTCTTCATGAAGATGGCGGGCGGCACCCGCGGGCAGATCAACGCGGGGCAGCTCGGCGTGGACGCGTTCATGGCGCAGGCCAACGAATACCTCGCCTCACGCGAGGGCTTCGACGTGATCTACAAGGTGCTCAACACGATGGCGCTCACCCATCCGATGAACACCATGCGTGCGGCCGAGCTGCAACAGTGGGTGGCGAGCGGCGACTACGACCGCATCCTCCGCGGCGAGTACATCCGCCGCGGGGCCGAATCGACCGCGCGACCACTCGGCGCGGACATCGGCGCCGCGACCGACTACTACGCGGCCGAAGCGCGCGAGATTGCAGGCCATGTGGCCGACGCGGCCCGGCGCGCCGCGGAGCGCGCGGCGGAGGCGTTCCGGGCGGCGCAGCGGCGGTGAGAATCCTGGTCGTAGGCGGCGGAGGGCGCGAACACGCCCTCTGCTGGGCGCTGCGCCGCGAAAACCCCGACGCCGCGCTCTACTGCGCGCCCGGCAACCCGGGCACCACCAACCTGGCGAACAACCTCCCCATCCCTACCACCGACACCGATCGTCTGGCCGACGCGGCCGACATGCTCGGCATCGACCTCGTGGTCGTAGGGCCCGAGCAGCCGCTCGCCGACGGGCTCGCTGACCGGCTCAGAGCCGAGGGGCGCGCGGTGGTGGGACCAAGTGCCGCGGCGGCGCAGATAGAGGCGTCGAAGGCGTTCGCGAAAGAGGTGATGGCGGCGGCAGGCGTGCCCACGGCGGCGAGTGAGAGTTTCGCGGAGCTTGACGCCGCGCTCGCGTACGTGGACCGACACGACGAGCCGCTCGTGGTGAAGGCCTCGGGTCTTGCGGCGGGCAAAGGCGCCATCGTCTGCGCCACGCGGCCCGAAGCTCGCGAAGCGCTGCACGCGCTGCTCGGCCGGCGCACGCTGGGCCGCGCGGGCGCCACGGTCGTGATCGAGGCGTTTCTCGAGGGAGAAGAGCTGTCGCTCCTGGCGCTCACCGACGGCACCGATCTCACGCTCCTCCCCTCGGCGCAAGATCACAAGCGGCTGCTCGAGGGCGATCGCGGGCCCAATACCGGCGGCATGGGCGCGTATGCACCCGTGGCGCTTGCGACGCCGGCACTGCTCGACCGGGCCGTCGACGAGATCTACCTCCCGGTGCTCGCCGAGATGAAACGCCGCGGCAGCCCGTTCTCGGGCGTGCTCTACGCCGGGCTCATGGTGGACCCGGCCGGGGCGCTTTCGGTCGTCGAGTTCAATTGCCGCCTGGGCGATCCGGAGGCGGAGGCGGTGCTGCCGCTTGTCGCGGGCGGGCTCACCGACGCGCTCACGCGCGTGGCACACGGCACGAAGCCGGAGGGGGTTACGGTGTCGCCGGAGACGGCCGTCACCACCGTGGTCGCGGCGCGCGGCTATCCCGAATGGCCGGAGACGGGCGCCGCGATCGAGCTGCCGGACGCGCTGCCCGAGCGTGTCACCATCTTTCAGGCGGGCACCAGGCGCGATGCGTCCGGCGTGCTCCGGGTCTCGGGCGGGCGGGTGCTCGCCGTGACCGCGCGCGCACCGACGCTGGCGGAAGCCCGGCGCCTGAGCCGCGACGCGGCCGAGCGCGTCGCATTCGAGGGAAAATCCTACCGTAGGGATATCGGCTGGCGCGAAACCGAGAGAGTGGGTCAGCCCGGCTAGTTACTCCCCATCACCGCTAAGCAGACGCTCCATCGGTGTGGCGCCTCAGGGGAATGAGGCGTCTCATTGTGCGGTCTTCGATGAGACAATCGTGACTCACAGATCCGCGACGTTTCGGGATGTGTCGGAAACCCGGGCTTGAGCGTCCACGACTTAACCAACATAACCCTGACTTTATTGGGAGGCACGCAGCCATGCACGGGTCCACCAAGGCGTACCATGCTCTTCGTACTCCGCTCGCCGCGCTCGTGGTCGGGCTGGTGCTTGCCGGATGCGGCGGCTCGGACAGCACCACGCCCAACAATCCGAACAACAGTCCCCCGCCGGCCCCAGCCAATCATGACATCAACATCGTCACCGGCGCCTCCACCAAGACGACGGGGGCGTTCAGCCCGAACCCCAAGGCGATTTCTCTGTCGGCCGACCCGGCAGTCCGTTTCGTGAACACCGACATCACCGGCGGCGACTACACCACCGGCACCGCGACCGTGCACCACATCGTTTCCGACGCCGGCTCGGCCCAGACCTTCGATACCGGCGACCTGGCCGGCAACGCCACCAGCACGATCACGTTCAACGCGCCCGGCACGATCAATTTCCACTGCTCGATCCATCCGAATATGGTCGGCAGCGTCGTCATCAATCCGTAGTCCCCACCGCGCCGGGCCCCGGCGGTTTACGGCCGCCGGGGCCTTCGGCTAAAATTCGGGCGGATGCCCGAATTGCCCGAAGTCGAAACCATCGTTCGCGATCTTCGCCCACGCATCGTCGGCCGGCGGCTCGGGCCAGTGTCCCTGAGCCACACCGATGTGCTCCGCGGCACCACTCGGCCCCGGCTCGTACGCGCGCTCGAGGGATCGGTAGTGCGCGATCTCTCCCGCCGCGCCAAGCACGCCGTGTTCGATCTGGGTGCGCGGCGGCTCGTGGTGCAGCCGGGGATGACCGGCTCGCTCGTGGTTCACGAGCGCCCGCTCACGGCCGACGAGCGGCGCTACGCCGTGCTCGACGCGGCGCTCGACGATGGACGCCGCCTGGTCTACCGCGATGTGCGCCGTCTCGGCACGCTCCTCCTGCTGGACG is a window of Gemmatimonadales bacterium DNA encoding:
- a CDS encoding Maf family protein, producing the protein MSGLEEPPPTLVLASASPRRKLLLEMLHIPFEVRPSHIPEERRPGEPPRAYAERLARTKAEAVRGALVLGADTTVVLDEDVLEKPVDAGDALRMLLRLQGRTHYVVTAVALKTPRGLLQATDATAVTFRAADAEYLRAYVATGEPMDKAGAYGIQGYGAALVERIDGDFFGVMGLPLRLVLRLLEEAGWPYRFDSRRTR
- a CDS encoding MBL fold metallo-hydrolase; translation: MPFQPFRTRLSYARCYVRDAAIERRRDALPPIAPAPSRPDPSRWPDDRATVAWLGHATVLGNLFGSWFLTDPALEARVGLGRGMAKFGPRRLVAPALRHGELPPLDLVLLSHAHMDHTDLGTLRLLPRDTPVVVQPGNADLVRRFQQVRELSWGERAVVGGIEIESIEVRHWGARMVTDRHRGYGGYVLRKGGRTIVFAGDTAYTPAFKSIGSRMAVDLAILPIGAYDPWIASHATPEEAWRMACDMDAAHVLPIHHATFRLSREPIDEPIARLMAAAGTERRRIVATAVGDTFTLPRGSRRGGA
- the dtd gene encoding D-aminoacyl-tRNA deacylase, whose translation is MRVVLQRVASASVTIGGRVAGAIGRGFCLLVGFTHSDTAAEADWMAEKVAGLRIFSDAEGKMNLGLAEVEGALLVVSQFTLYGDASKGRRPSFVDAARPDTAVPLYDRFIAALRARGLPVATGEFGADMQVALVNDGPVTLVLERTAG
- the glmM gene encoding phosphoglucosamine mutase, yielding MAGTLMISVSGMRGLVGVDLTPELVARHAAALGAWARSAGRPLVVLGRDARTSGPMFARAAAAGLMSVGVDVVDVGMVPTPTVQLAVEHHHAGAGLILTASHNPIEWNALKFVGPDGIFLDAEAGAAVRALAEAGPPRAGWDGIGRVLEDPDAVTRHIDRVLALPEIDVTAIRARRFHVALDCVRGAGAVAIPPLLERLGARVSAIHLEPDGRFPHPPEPVPENLGELERLVRETGADIGLAVDPDVDRLALVDESGRAVGEDYTLAIAVRGVLGAGGKGGTAGKAASRGRANVGAEVPTVVVNLSTSLVVEDAARDMGARFVRAPVGEANVARAIRDERARIGGEGNGGVILPSLHIGRDAPLAVALILQYLAQVGASLSQVVAASPRYTILKAKAPGGQDLRPRYERIRQHFPDAAVDERDGLRLAWRDRWLHVRPSGTEPIVRLIAEAPTAADAEALVAEGRALLS
- a CDS encoding adenylate/guanylate cyclase domain-containing protein, whose product is MPTYRLVPASPGPSFDLPVGRTLVIGRGLSSDIAIPDPTISRRHAEVTAGPDGVAVKDLGSSNGTCINGSRITTGRLGERDSVTFGKVLFQLEVTRGPGDLPPIPPRDAKGEARPITLAGIDAPSGTIVRKLAVSGGAPAGDAAARKLSLLLQVFQKLSGELELDRLLNMIVSVTFEVMNGDRVSILLCTGDGELVPRISRSRVGETEFEHVPRSILRKVTDERVALLTHNAATDARFKGRSILLQSVRSAMCSPLMAAGDQLVGILYVDNLTGSHAFGDEDLQFLVAFAGLAAIAIKNSNYAEQIRREAVVRSNFERYFAPNVAADIAQQQAAIRLGGEKRPITVLFSDIRNFTTIAEQMGPDAIAALLTDYFTEMVDVVFEHGGTLDKFIGDAIMALWGAPIAREDDPKRALEAAVALQKAVDSLNSRWVQARRPRIGVGIGINHGEVFVGNIGSHRRLEYTVIGDAVNVAQRLSTLAAPGEILVSEALYHAVGQPSDAEHLPSMALKGKRKVVEVYRVRRESKR
- the glmS gene encoding glutamine--fructose-6-phosphate transaminase (isomerizing), producing MCGIVGYVGPRPAAGLLIEGLRRLEYRGYDSSGIAVVNGHGLKVFKAAGKLSALEAQLDGNLPAGTIGIGHTRWATHGAPTTPNAHPHTDQSGRIAVIHNGIIENAGSIRKALEQRGHDFKSETDTEVLAHLVGELYQGNLEDAVANALRDVEGAYGLAFISADEPGVLVAARRGSPLLVGVGEDEWFIASDASPLLSYTRSVIYLDDGEIAVLSRDGYRIRTLETARISKPVAQIEWDLATIERGGYPHFMLKEICEQPESLCNTLRGHLLEDEGTARVSGLNLTDEELKQIHRVVITACGTSWHSGIIGEYMLEEMARIPVEVEYASEFRYRNPVVDDRTLVIGISQSGETADTLAAIREAKQRGARAVGVVNVVGSSIAREVEGGIYLHAGPEVGVASTKAFTSQVAALALISLRMARLRSLSILQGRQFIQALSRLPGQMATILQRSEEVERLADRFLSKTHNALYLGRGVNFPVALEGALKLKEISYIHAEGYPAAEMKHGPIALIDENMPVIFIAPKDAVHSKIVSNIEEVKARGGKVIALVNEGDGEIGRLADATFAIPETLDLLTPILTSIPLQLLSYYAAVRRGCNVDQPRNLAKSVTVE